From Gimesia panareensis, the proteins below share one genomic window:
- a CDS encoding DUF58 domain-containing protein: MPNAEQYLKPEVIQTVARLDLRAKFIVEGFLSGLHASPYHGFSVEFSEHRRYTQGDDPRDIDWQVYAKTDRYYIKKYQAETNLTGYLVLDLSESMAYTYRQQLSKFDYGICLAASLAYMMIHQQDPVGLITFGDRIRNFLPPRSRRGQLGNILAMLANSQPTGTTEVSQNLQQIASMVKHRSLLMIFSDLLTDQKSVLDSLLRLRYAGHDIILFHILDEAEVYFPFEGMVDLKEPELGDSMVLDAEGMKADYLEAVQEMRESYSEKLFAMGVDYVPLDTSMPFDKALIEYLSQRKARF; this comes from the coding sequence ATGCCCAACGCAGAACAGTACCTGAAACCGGAAGTCATTCAGACCGTGGCCCGGCTGGATCTGCGTGCTAAATTCATTGTGGAAGGATTTCTCAGTGGCCTGCATGCCAGCCCCTATCATGGTTTCAGCGTCGAATTCAGCGAACACAGGCGCTATACGCAAGGTGACGACCCACGTGACATCGACTGGCAGGTCTACGCCAAAACAGACCGGTATTACATCAAAAAGTACCAGGCGGAAACCAATCTGACCGGCTATCTTGTCCTGGATCTCTCTGAAAGCATGGCCTATACCTATCGGCAGCAACTCTCCAAATTTGACTATGGGATCTGCCTGGCTGCTTCTCTGGCCTACATGATGATTCACCAGCAGGATCCGGTTGGTCTGATCACCTTTGGTGATCGCATCCGGAATTTCCTTCCTCCCCGCAGCAGACGGGGGCAACTGGGGAACATTCTGGCGATGTTGGCTAATTCACAACCCACTGGTACCACTGAAGTTTCACAAAATCTACAACAGATCGCTTCGATGGTCAAACATCGAAGTCTACTGATGATTTTTTCTGATCTCTTAACCGATCAGAAAAGCGTGCTCGACAGCCTGCTACGGCTCCGCTATGCCGGACACGATATCATCCTGTTTCATATTCTGGATGAAGCGGAAGTCTATTTCCCCTTTGAGGGGATGGTCGATCTGAAGGAACCGGAACTGGGCGATTCAATGGTTCTCGATGCGGAAGGCATGAAAGCCGACTACCTGGAAGCCGTACAGGAGATGCGGGAAAGTTACAGCGAGAAACTCTTCGCCATGGGAGTGGATTACGTTCCCCTCGATACCAGCATGCCATTTGATAAAGCTCTGATTGAATATCTGTCCCAACGCAAGGCCCGTTTTTAA